The window CCGGAGGGCGCCAGTGCCATCATGTACCGGACCACCGAGCGTGCCGCCGAGATCGCCGCCGAACAGGGCGTCCGGTCGCTGGATCTGCTGCGCGACGGGATCGTCGACCGGATCATCGCCGAGCACGACGACGCCGCGGACGAACCGGATGAGTTCTGCCGGCGCACGGCTCAGGTCTTGCAGTATGAATTGGTGCGGTTGCTGGAAGCGGATCCCGCCGTGCGTAGGGCCGGCCGGCTGAAGCGCTACCGTCGTCTCGGCAGGTGATCATGAACACTTGGTGACCATATTGGTCGTCAAGTGTTCATGATCATGGGGAAGGAACTAGTGAAAGAGGAGGTGCTGGCGTGCGCGTGCTCGTTGCCTTGGGCGGGAATGCCATGACCGCCCCGGACGGCAGTGCTCGTCCTGGGGATCAGATCAAGGCCGTCACCGAAGCCATGCAGCCGGTCGCCGACCTCGTAGCTGATGGCTACGACGTCGCCCTGACACACGGCAACGGCCCACAAGTGGGAAACCTGCTGGTCAAGAACGAGCTCGCGGCACCAGTGGTGCCGCCCGTGCCACTCGACTGGTGCGGGGCCCAGACGCAGGGGACTATCGGGTTCATCCTGGTCAACGCACTGGAACGGGCCCTGACCGACCGCGGCGTGCGCCGGCGGGTCGCCGCGGTGGTCACGCGCACCCGCGTGGACGCGCACGATCCAGGACTGACCACGCCCACCAAGCCCATCGGGCGCTACTTGCCGCAAGCCGAGGCTCAGGTGCTGATCGAACACGGCCAGGTTTGGGAAGACCGGGGCGAGCGCGGGTGGCGCCGGGTGGTAGCTAGCCCGGAACCACTCGAGATTCTCGACGGCCCCGCGGTGACCGCCCTGGTGGCAGCCGGGTTCGTTGTCGTCGCCAACGGCGGTGGCGGCATCCCGGTGGTGCGTGCTCCCGACGGCGAGATCCACGGGGTGGAAGCGGTGATCGACAAGGATCTCGGCGCGGCGTTGCTCGCCCGCAGCCTAGGAGCCGACACGCTGGTCATCGCCACCGATGTCGCCCACGCGGTGTTACGTTTCGGCACGCCCGAGGCGGAGGCGCTGGGCACAGTCGATGTCGCGACGATGCGCCGCTATGCCGACGAAGGCCATTTCGCCGGCGGCAGTATGGGGCCGAAGGTCGAGGCATGTTGCCGCTTCGTGGAGCACGGAGGGCAGCGTGCCGTGATCACATCGCTGGACCGTATCGCCGACGCTGTGCGCGACGAAGCTGGCACCGTAGTGGTCGCTGCCGCGGCCACCGCTTAGAGTTCAGCAGGGCTGGTCGGCGATACCTGCCGAAACTAGGCTGCTGTTTGGGCAAGCGTCACCGTCGTGATGCGCCTGGTCGCATCCCTAGGCTCGACGCACCGAATAGTCGTTTGAGCACCGCCGGTCTACGTGGGTCCACACGAGTCACGCGGTGAAGCCGAGGAGGTGTGGCCGGGAATGCCTGAGCCGATCGAAGTCCGCAAAGTTGCTATCAAGCACGTCAGTGACGCCTCTGGGCTGACCGAGCTGATCGATGCCGGTGTCCTCGACGCGGACCGGGTCATCGCCGTCGTCGGCAAGACCGAAGGCAACGGCGGGGTGAACGACTACACCCGGATCATCGCTGATCGGGCGTTCCGCGACGTCCTCGTCGAAAGAGGAACCCGAACCGCGGACGAGGCCAAGCAGGTTCCCATCGTGTGGTCGGGCGGCACCGACGGCATTATCAGCCCGCACGCGACGATCTTCGCGACCGTGCCCGCGGAGCAGGTCGAACCCACTGACGAACCTCGGCTGACCGTCGGATTCGCGATGAGCGACGTCCTGTTGCCCGAGGAGATCGGCCGTATCGGCATGGTCGAGAAGGTCTCCGCGGCCGTCGAGGTCGCGATGAAACGCGCCGGTATCACCGATCCGGCCGACGTCCACTATGTGCAGACCAAGACCCCGCTGCTCACCATCCACACCATCCGCGATGCCAAAGCCCGCGGCAAGACGGTCTGGACCGAGCACACTCACGAGTCGATGGACCTGTCCAACGGTTCTACCGCGCTGGGTGTCGCGGTGGCGCTCGGGGAGATCGAGATGCCTACCGACGCCGACGTCATGCACAACCGTGAGCTGTATTCTGCGGTCGCGTCCTGCTCGTCCGGGGTGGAGCTCGACCAGGCGCAGGTCGTCGTCGTGGGCAACGCGCGCGGCGTCGGCGGCCGCTACCGGATCGGGCATAGTGTCATGAAGGACGCATTGGACGCCGACGGCATCTGGAACGCGATCCGCGACGCCGGCCTCGAGCTGCCGGAGCGGCCCCACCCGAGTGACCTCGACGGCCGGCTCGTCAATGTCTTTCTCAAATGTGAGGCCAGCCAGGACGGCACGGTACGTGGCCGGCGCAACGCGATGCTCGACGATTCCGACGTGCATTGGCACCGCCAGATCAAGGCTGCCGTGGGCGGCGTCTCGGCCGCCGTCACCGGTGATCCCGCGGTGTTCGTCTCGGTCTCGGCAGCACATCAGGGCCCAGAGGGCGGCGGACCGGTCGCTGCCATCGTCGATCTGGGAGACGAGCCGACGGGGTACCGCGGCGAGTAGTCACGGCAGCCGGGCACGGCGTGAGTACACAGACATCCTTGTGAGTTCGGTGACGTAGAGGTCAACTGTTGGCGTTTACGTCACCGAGTGTCGAAAGGGGTGTGGCTGCCAACGAACGGCGGCGTCGCCGGGCGCCTCTTGCCGGTTGGCGAGACGGGCGCGGCAGGTGCGGTGGACCGGTGCGCGGTGCGGCGCGGAGACTGTGAAAGAGTCGTGGCTGTCACCGTGAGGAGGTCTGTATCCAGTGCGTGTTCTGTTTGCCGGTACCCCGGATGTCGCCGTGCCGTCGCTGCGGGCGATCCTGTCCTCGAACCACGACGTGGTGGCGGTGCTGACCCGGCCTGATGCGCGTTCCGGACGCGGCCGCAAGGTCAGCCCCAGCCCGGTGGCGCAGGTCGCGGAGGAGGCCGGCATCGAGGTTCTCAAGCCGGCGAAGCCGCGGGACCCGGAGTTCATCGACCGGCTGAACGCGCTGGCGCCGGACTGCGCGCCGGTGGTCGCCTACGGCGGGTTGATTCCGCGCTCAGCACTCGACGTGCCGACACATGGCTGGGTCAATCTGCACTTCTCGCTGCTGCCGGCTTGGCGTGGGGCCGCTCCGGTGCAACACGCCGTGCTCAACGGTGACGACCTCACCGGCGCGTGTACGTTCCGGCTCGAGGAAGGCCTGGACACCGGGCCGGTGTACGGGCTGGTCACCGAGCAGGTCAGGCCTACGGACACCAGTGGCGACCTGCTGGACCGGCTGGCGCGATCGGGTTCCCAGCTGCTCGTTCACACTCTCGACGGGATCGAGGACGGCAGTCTGCGCCCGGAACCCCAGCCCGCCGACGGTGTCTCCCACGCACCCAAACTCACCGTGGACGACGCCGCCCTCGACTGGACCGTGCCCGCGCTTCGAATCGATCGACTGATCCGGGCGTGCACACCGGCGCCGGGAGCATGGACCACGTTTCGCGGAGAGCGCCTCAAACTCGGGCCCGTCACGATGGAACGCGGCCGGGAACCTATTCCGGCAGGAGAGTTGCTTGTCGAGAAGTCCGGGGTTCGGGTAGGAACCGGAAGCCATCCCGTGGTGCTCGGCGACGTCCAGCCTCAAGGTAAGCGCGCCATGGCGGCTTCGGACTGGGCACGCGGTGTCCGGCCCGAAGCCGGAGAGCGGCTGGGCGCGTGAGCCGGCCGAAACGTCGCGCGGCAGGCGAGCGCCGGGTGAGCGGTTCTCGCCAGGGAGGACGTCGCGACGCCGGCGAGCGCGCGGACCTGGCCCGCACCGTTGCGTTCGACGCGCTGCGCGCGGTGAACGACGACGAAGCCTACGCGAATCTGGTTCTTCCGGAGCTGCTCCGGGAACGCGGCGTCAACGCTCGCGACGCCGCCTTCGCCACTGAACTCACCTACGGCACCTTGCGCTCAACAGGCACGTACGACCAGATCGTGCAGACCTGCGCCGGGCGTTCGCTGGCCGATCTGGATCCACCCGTGATCGACGCGTTGCGCCTCGGGGCTCATCAGCTGTTGTCCACCCGGGTGCCACCACACGCCGCCGTGTCTACCACCGTCGATCTGGTGCGCACCCATGTCCACGAGGGCGCGGCCAAGTTCGCCAACGCGGTGCTGCGGCGCGTGGGCGAGCAGGACCTGGATGGGTGGGCCGAGCAGCTCGCACCGCCTCGCGAAACTGACCTCGCCGGTTACCTCGCCTTCCGGCACGGGCATCCAGCCTGGATAGTCCGCGCCTTCTCCGATGCCCTGCGCGGCGACGCCGAAGCGCTCGAGGCGGCGCTGATCGCCGACAACGAGCCGGCCCCGGTTGCCCTGGCGGTACGGCC is drawn from Phytoactinopolyspora mesophila and contains these coding sequences:
- a CDS encoding carbamate kinase; its protein translation is MRVLVALGGNAMTAPDGSARPGDQIKAVTEAMQPVADLVADGYDVALTHGNGPQVGNLLVKNELAAPVVPPVPLDWCGAQTQGTIGFILVNALERALTDRGVRRRVAAVVTRTRVDAHDPGLTTPTKPIGRYLPQAEAQVLIEHGQVWEDRGERGWRRVVASPEPLEILDGPAVTALVAAGFVVVANGGGGIPVVRAPDGEIHGVEAVIDKDLGAALLARSLGADTLVIATDVAHAVLRFGTPEAEALGTVDVATMRRYADEGHFAGGSMGPKVEACCRFVEHGGQRAVITSLDRIADAVRDEAGTVVVAAAATA
- a CDS encoding ring-opening amidohydrolase; its protein translation is MPEPIEVRKVAIKHVSDASGLTELIDAGVLDADRVIAVVGKTEGNGGVNDYTRIIADRAFRDVLVERGTRTADEAKQVPIVWSGGTDGIISPHATIFATVPAEQVEPTDEPRLTVGFAMSDVLLPEEIGRIGMVEKVSAAVEVAMKRAGITDPADVHYVQTKTPLLTIHTIRDAKARGKTVWTEHTHESMDLSNGSTALGVAVALGEIEMPTDADVMHNRELYSAVASCSSGVELDQAQVVVVGNARGVGGRYRIGHSVMKDALDADGIWNAIRDAGLELPERPHPSDLDGRLVNVFLKCEASQDGTVRGRRNAMLDDSDVHWHRQIKAAVGGVSAAVTGDPAVFVSVSAAHQGPEGGGPVAAIVDLGDEPTGYRGE
- the fmt gene encoding methionyl-tRNA formyltransferase, translated to MRVLFAGTPDVAVPSLRAILSSNHDVVAVLTRPDARSGRGRKVSPSPVAQVAEEAGIEVLKPAKPRDPEFIDRLNALAPDCAPVVAYGGLIPRSALDVPTHGWVNLHFSLLPAWRGAAPVQHAVLNGDDLTGACTFRLEEGLDTGPVYGLVTEQVRPTDTSGDLLDRLARSGSQLLVHTLDGIEDGSLRPEPQPADGVSHAPKLTVDDAALDWTVPALRIDRLIRACTPAPGAWTTFRGERLKLGPVTMERGREPIPAGELLVEKSGVRVGTGSHPVVLGDVQPQGKRAMAASDWARGVRPEAGERLGA